Below is a genomic region from Mustela lutreola isolate mMusLut2 chromosome 1, mMusLut2.pri, whole genome shotgun sequence.
TGTGCATGGGATCCCATGAGAAGTCCAGAGAAGTTTCAAGGATTGCCTGTCTCAGAGCGACGGGTACAAAGAACGATCTAATTTGGTTTCACTTGATAATTAGGCACGAGCTCAGTGGGAAAtggttttgattcatttttttctctttattttattcaagAAGGTTGAGAGGAAAGTCGGGGACAAAGAGGATCCCTGACTCGCTGAAACTCCCAGTTCTCCACCCACAGCAGGACAGAAAAAAGTAAGTGGGGACTCCAGCCCCACCCAGACAAAGCGGGAGACAGACAGGACCCAAGAACATCAAGGGATGGCCCTTCCGGTTGTCCTCTGTGGACAATGGCTAGAATACTTGGGGCACAGCCTTCAGACCACCTCAAACAGGACTGTTAGGGAGTGCCATGGTCCTTTTTGGGAGTGGTGGGGGTCTTACTCTGCCCAAGGCACCCCGGTGGTGAAGGCATCCATCACACTCATCAACATAGTCTTGTCAGTGATCTGGGTGAGGCACGTGGAGTCCTAGTTATACTGACACATGCCTTCCACCATGGTAGGGGTTCCCTGACAGCGCTTAGAGAGCTGGAACTGGCTCCTCGGAAGATGATCAGGAAGTCGGTGGCCATCTTCTAAATTGCTTTGAGAATGCACTTCTATGGTTTGTTTGCCTTGCCCTCCAGGAAGCAGTGTTTACCGAGCTTTGTGAAAGATGATCTTATTAAGACCCGGTGCTGGCTCTGGTCTAGCCCTGAACCTGTGTACACAGGCACCCGCAGCTGGGAGGAACATTGCTCTATTCCTGCAGCGGTGGTGGTCCCAGCTACCAGGCAGAAGACAAGCAGCAGGGCGCGGGGAGGGGCGCTGGCAGGGAGGTAGTGCCTGAGTCCCGGTGGGGATGGAGTCCAACACTGTGAACCTCCTCACACTAAATGATGAAATAAGTTTACAAAACCAAGAGCAAATTAGTTAAACGACTATTTGAAAATCAGTATTTTCCTTGGTGACTTATATATTAGATCGTGTTCTGTGTAGCCTTAATTTAGAGAGGTTCCAGGATAGCCGCACATAATCTAAGCAGCCCGCATGAGTGAAGGTCTAAACTTCCTAGAACTGACTCAATAAATCAAGGATGGACCCAGAGGATAATGGTTTTGTAGTTCACACTGGGACGTCTAAGAACTCGCTGCCCTGCCAGTCCACCACGAGGAGAGTGAGTCTTACATACCGGATCCCCAGTCCCGAACTTTCTCCCTCACGGTGGGGCAGCACCAGGAGTTAACATGAAAGAAAGCTGTACACAGGCATCTCACAAAGTAAATGTCTTTGACGGTGGCCACCAAATTAGAAGGGAAGGAGATGTGACCCAAGGCAGCTGTTCTGTATGTAATGCAAAAGCTTCTGGGGACTGAGGAGAGGGGCGCATCGTTGCCAGGATCACATACGACGTACCCGCGCATTATTTCCGCTCTGCCTGGGAGACACACATAACTGGGGTCTCTGCCTGCGCAGCACAGCCCCGTGATGTCGTCTCCCACCCACTATACCTACAATACCATGATTGTCGCGAGGACCACCGCTGCCGCGGGGACCCCGGCTGCCGCCACAGGCACGCTTCCCACTATGGACACCTTGCTGCCACAGTCACGTTTGCTGCCTTGGGAGAGTATGTAGAGGCTGAGGCTTACTTGCTGCACTCAGACTCCGAGATCCAGGGGACAGTGAGAACCTCTTTCTCTGCACTCTAGGTGCTGAGGGAAGCAAGTCAGGACCTAGGACCTCCAAGCAAGCAGGGAGCGGAAAGATCAGGTTGGAGGGGTCCTAAAGCCCTCCAACCGGCGGGTCCTGGAGAGAGTGGAAGCGCCACTTGAGAGAGCACACTTACAACTGAGAGTGATATGATTTCAGCAGATATCACTATGCCCTGTGTGTATGCGATCCCATGAGAGAGAGACTCAGAGCATGAGCCTCATGACCCCGTGTCGATGCCCCGGGTGTTGGACTCTGGCACCGGCTTGTGCTCCGAGGAATGCGCACACGTTTGGAGACAAAAGGAGTTTGTGCGAAAGCTTTGCGTGTGAGTTTAGCGTCCGCGGCGATGCTCAGTACCTTCAAGCCTGCTCCACTCTCTAGTGAAGGAAGGAAGTGCGGGGGAGGCGGGCACGGGGCTGGGATTGCCCGCACTGGGGACAACTTGACAAACAGCAGCCGGAAACAAGGGGCAGCTGGGCAAATGGCTCTAATGGGGTGAGGAGCCAGAGATGTTGGATGGCAGGAGAGGGAGACGAATGGCTAGAAGTCCCTTTGGAGGCTTGGGAAGCAGCGGTGCCTAACGCCTTCAGGCTCAGGCCCTGGAGGGCTTCCAGCTCTTCCTAACCCGCAGGACAGAGTACCTAGCAGGAATCCAGGCAGCCACACAAGGTGGGAAGCTGGAAAATTGTGATTTTGACTTCACAGAatccctctctgggcctgagcTCATCTAAATCCCTCTGTAGCTGGGGTACAGGCACATGGCTACTAAGGACAACATGTTCTGAAGCCAGGGATATATATGGTCCCCATTTCAAAGATGAGGTGCTGAGAAGTTAATTGCCCTTAACTGTACCCCTTGGAATTGAGTTCTATGGACAGAGTTCTTgcaatcactcccatctcttgCTTCCCATGTGCTTTGCCTCTCTGGGATTCCAGCTGCCCATCAGAAACCCTGCTTGTGCCCAGACTCAATGCTGCTGCAAGTTTTTAACTGTCCAAGCCTCACTTGGATGGGGGATCTAGGGTCAGACTTGGGGAGCTGGGACGTCTTGCTTCCTGGCTATTATCCTATAGGACTGCACCGCTGGGTTGGTGAGGGGCTCACGTTCATAACCCAATGGAACTAAACGGGTAAATTTTACCTTGACGTCAAACTGCCCTCAACTTCCTGCTCCTATTAAGGATATTTTCCTGGTCCCCaccatccctctccctccctccactcccatCAATGACCTCAATGCAAATACAAGTGGGATGGTCCTGCGGAATGTTCTAGGTTCTGGACGTAAGTGGGTGACACAATCCATCAGGGTACGAAATCTGTTCTCTCATTGGTTGTTCAGAGCTCCAGGACCACCCCAGACCCAGAGCAGCGGGAATAAGAGCTTGCTGCTGGTGCTGGGAGGCAGCAGAGCCACTGCTCCGCTCAAGAGTCCCTGCGACTTCCACAGCGCCACCGCCTGACGCCAAGGCTGCCACAGCTGCCACCACCTGGGCTCCAAGccacctgctgcctgctgccaggTGAGTTCCGTGATTCCCACTTTGCTGTGTGAGTCTAACTctccttctttttccctctctcttttgcaTTAGTCTTTCTTGTAGCTGCTCTCCGTTACTCTACGATTCATCGCAGGCTCCTGCCTCAGGTAACACTGGCCAGTCTCAGTCCCCGGACTCCCTGCTTCACTGCGCACTGAGACCCACTTCAGTTCGCTGTCTTTGCCGCACTTGTGCTCGGGACACTGGAGCTCCACAGATACCGTGTGCACAGCGGGACGCAGGGGTGCTCACGGACCTGTTTGTGCCTAGTGGTCCCTGGGAAAGCATTTCGGAACTTTGGCCAGCCTCAGTGGGTGGCAAATAGGCTCAAAGACGGAGAGGAAGGCAGCCTTGCATGGCAAGCCCCTTTAGTGAGTTCTGGGACATTTTCTGCCCTGCTTTAAGTCCTAGCCCCAATTTAAGACTCTGCTAAGCTTGGTTCTTGCAGGGAATTCTTTGCCAGAGTGCGGAGCAGGTAAGTAGAATTTGTTTCTTCGGTTTCTCTAAGACTCCATAGGTAGAGATAATTCCCTTTTTAGAGACCTCCCCATGCCCTGCCAGGTAAGAGCAAAAGCCCCACACAGGGAGGACAGTTCTGGGTTGTGATAGGAGAGCTGCTTTGGTGACAGGGTGCTCAGAGATTATCTTCCGTGGAGACCTGGCCAGGATGTGAATTTGAGAGGGTGctctgtggtggggagggggctacTGACAGAATCCTCTTCACCCAGTTGTCCTGCTAGGATAGCTCTGCTGTTACTCTTCTGCAGAAGgtgacatttttcttctcttacagAGAAGCATCATGGGCTTCTGGAAGTTCTCTCCTTTCCTGGTTCTCAGCATCCTGGCCCTTTACCAGGTGGGCGTCCTCCAGGCGGCACCATTCAGGTAAGACAGCCCTGCGGGGAGTGTACCCCCTCCCACTGCTTAGACCATGCCGTTCTCAGAATTCTGGTGTGCTGAAAGTCTACTAACTGGTGAGAGGGGCAACGGGGAAGTGTGTATTTTTCTGATATAAAGATGTGTAGCCCATAATTGAAAAATAGCAATGAATTTCATACAACCCATTGAGTCTCACTAATGCTTCTGTTGTTTTTACCAGGAAGTCTGGATGCTTAttctggggagaggcaggcagggtctcAGAGCTTGTATTgggttttctttccctccccaggTCTGCTCTGGAGAGTCCTACAGACCCTGATGTGCGCAACGAGGAGGAAATGCGACTCCTGCTGGCTGCAGTGATGAAGGAGTATGTGCAGATGCAGATGAAGGCCCAGGAGCTGCCCCAGGAGCAGGAGACTGAGGGCTCCAGGTGAGGCTTCCCTCACCCCCGGCTCAGCTCAGGGCATCCCCTCCCTCCTGTCATGCCCAGGAAGGCATATCCCAAGAGGTAAGAGAGAACAAAGCTGGACAAGTGGCCAGCACACTGCCATGGTTCACCTCTGCCTGGGGTCCAGGATTCTAAGGCTCCCCTGACAATAGAGGTCACAGAGACGATGGTTAGAGCACATAGAAAAAGATCCCTTTCTGAAAGCAGTTAGGGAAGGTATGAAATCCCCCACTCTGGCAATTGGGCTGGCAGCACTGAGGAGACTTCCCGGGATCAGAGGGATTAAGACTGGTAAGTGTGACCTCTCACTGACaggtcttctcttctttctccatcttgcTAATTAGAGTCACCGTCCAGAAGAGATCCTGCAGCTCTGCCACCTGTGTGGCCCACTGGCTGGGAGGCTTGCTGAGCAGAGCCGGAAGTGTGGCAAACACCAACCTGCTGCCTACCAGCATGGGATTCAAAGTCTACAATCGCCAAGGCAGGGAGGTTAAGGCTTAAGCAGTGGAAGTGCTCCAGGAAGAAGGTGACTGCCCTTCTAGTGTCTGCTGGAAGGATGGAAACCCGGGTAGTACAGGGGTGCAGTCCACACATTAAGCCTCTGAGAGTCCTCTATTAGCCGTATGACCATGGGTCAGACATGTTTTCTGagccagtttctccatctgtgaatCAAGGGCAACAATAGCATTTACTTGCTAGATTAATATAAAGACTGAATGAGATAATAGATGTCAATATTTTCACAATTAATAAGTTACTAAAtcctgttgttattttttttttttttctaggtcacCATGAAGCGAACTCtctttcctttaatttaaaatgaatgcaACTCTTAGGATAAGGAGCATGGAAAACCCACACATCTGCATgcttaatattaaaaacattcttgtctgaaataaattaaatctaaataaaaagaataaaattattgcaATTACCTAGTGTGCGTTTTTTGTATGACATCATGTCTGTATCTGGTAGCAAAGATGGGCCCTGTGAGCCAACCCATGGCTGTTGGCAATCCTGCAAACCCTCAGGGGGATGGGGAGTAGCTGCCTGGTGGGTGTCTGGGGACACATAATAAATGCGGGGCCTGCATGGAACTCTGTGAAGAAACGTTGTCACTGGTGAACTTGATCACGATAAGAAAGGGTTTTTGACACATTTGAGAGGAGTCCCTACTGCTATTTATGGTGTTTCTTCCCGGAAAACCTAAAGACCTGTGAACGCTTTGTCGAGGAGGCTGACCTTGAAGCAGAGGCAACATGCTTGGGATGGGATGGGTCCTCAGTATCCCTTTCTGGAATTAGAACTCTACACCTCTCAAAGACAATTCCCCTTTATTTGCAGAGTTCCCTGGTCCCCAGCCCCAGAGATTATCTGTGCACTTCCTCTTGACTCAGGTTTGCCCTTGCCCAGCCCTGCCTTTCCTCCCCATcagcacccctcctcctccccatagCCTGCAAAGCCCTTGAGAAAGAGTGGCTCAGAGTCTGATATGCTGCCACAGACAGACAGGCCAGGAAAGGTCAGCAGGTACCATTCAGTCCAACTTTTCTTATCCTCTGGGGTGCGGAGAAGAAAAGCGTGTGGCTCTAAAGCCTGTAATATGTTTAACAGAAACATTCATACCTTTAACGAGCACTCATTGAGTGGCTGCTATGTGCTGGACTCTAGTCCAGGCCCTAGGAGTACAGGGATGAACAGAAGGGACACTTTAACTGGTGGAGAGTAGGGTGATAGACGCAGTAGCATCAGAGATGCCTGGTATTGGAAAGAGCCTGGGATGTCCGAGTTTAATGCTTTGCCTCATGTAGGAATTTCACAGTGTCAGCATCCTTGGCACCTGCTGGGACTGTCAGTGCCATGCTGCTGACGGGCTCCCAGGGTGACTGCACAGCCAGCTTCACCTGTGGATGGTCAGTTTGGTGAGATCTTTTAGTTGGAAAGTCACCCCCTTCTACCCGCTGACTAGTTATTTTTTCAGGAGCCCCTTGAATTAGGACCCTTGTTCCCATTCAGTCCATCCTCCACCCGGTCACCCACTGTTGCTGGAAATCACACACATGTCTCTTTTATGCACAAAGTACTCCTTTGACTCCCCATCCCATGGAGTAAACCCCTGGCCCATTGCACCGGCTTCCAAGGTCCACACTgatcttccctccccacccctcgccCCACCCCATGACTAGCCTGGCCTCATCTTGTACTTCCTTCTCACACACTGGCCTTCTTgctatgctccaagccacaaacCTGGGCACCAACCCCCTCTAGTGTTTGCACCTGCTGCACCTGTTGCAAAATGCCCCCCATCCCGTGACCCCATTTCCTCCAGATCTTCACTCAAATGTCATCTGGGCTGCCCATCCTTTCTGAAATTGTATCTCACCTTGCCAACACACCTTAACCCtcttttctgccttatttttttctctttaccactTACTACCTTCTGttagagtttatcttttttaattagtgtGGTATTTGTAACCCATTCCATAAATATTGGAAATCCCACATGAACAGGGATATGCCTATTTTGATAGCttatttattaaaacacagaacaGTAAGCCTGGTACAAGGTagcactcaaatatttatttattgaatgaatggaatTATGTCTCCTCTTTTACGTTTGTGGTCAACTCTCAAGTCCCTGCTCAGCTTGATTTTCTTCAGGACAAACTGTCCAAGGGCCTTCATCTTCAGCAGTTCAGATACCTGGACTGTGAACCCTTCAAATGCCTGGATGCTTCTGCAATGGCCACCAGCGACTCTGCCTCCTGCCTCAACACCTCCGCAAGGCCTGTTTCTTTGGTTTAATCACCCTTTCTGCCCTACAGTTCCCCTCCTCCAGATTCATCTGACCAGCTTTTCTTCCTCCCACACTGTAAACAAAGCACACAGGCAGGGTGCTCTCTAGGAGTGATACCTAAGACTAGGTAAGTAAGTTCAAATCGGAAGGGGAAATAGCTGGGAAACCATCTTAGTCTGGGATCCAAGGCAACTTCACCAATCCTTAAGCTAATACTGCACGGAATTCCCTCCAGGTTCTGGATACTTCTTCATTGACTCAGAGCTCACAGAGTGTGAGTGACTAATGAACGAACCTTCAAACCAAGACATATGGTGCATGGGTTCACAGAACCCTAAGAAGCTATGTAAGGAGTGGGTAAGGAATCAAAGCACAACATGGAACAACAGAAGACTTCTGCTGGACTGCATCATCAGTCCTTATGACTCAAAACCACATGGGCCATTAGAGCAGAAGAATGTCCTGTAGTATCATTAAGATCATGGCATATACTCAGAGCTTGAGCATATATGTTGTGGCTGATTGAATTACTGCTCTCAAGTCTTCACTATGCCATGGTAGGATGAGCAGTCTCGCCTTGGCCACTTGGTTAGTgaaatggacatccctgtcccTTGATGTTGAGCTTAGCCAATTAGCTTGACTAGGCTGATGTAATGTTGGTTGATGTGGTAAAGCTGAGGCCtgaaatgtgtttgtgtgtttgagtTTTGTGCTCTTGTGATAGCCATCACCCAGAAACGTACATGCTTAGGTGTCCTTTGCCCCTTTGGCCTGCACTTCAAAAAAAGGTCTGTGGACCTAAACCTCACCTGTGGTCTAGATCCACATGCAGCCAACATCAGCTGAGATCACCCTCATCCCTACTACATGCCCATGACCAAGAATGTAAGTACTTGCCTTTGTAAGCCAAGAGGGTTTCGAggttgtttatatataatattgctGTGGCTAAAGCTGACCGGTATATAGGCTTCGGAAGTGTTATAAAGTGAATGTGTTCCCCCACAAACTCTAACCTCCAATGTCACTgtgtttggagacagggcctATAGGGAGCAGCTAAGATTAAGTGAGATCCTAAGCATAGGGTCCTGATCTGATAGgacaggtgtccttataagaacagAGAGCGATCAGAgatccctctctttccctctccacgCACACGCATAGAAGGGGCCTGATGGGGACACAGTGAGTACATGGCCATTTGTAAGACAGAAAGCGAGACTTCACCACACGGCAACGCTGATGGGACTTTGATCTCACAAGTCCAGCATCCAGAACTGAGAACAATACGTGTCTGCTGCTGAGCCGTCCAGCCTGTGCTGTTCGGTAATGACTGCCAGACTAATACAGGGGTCATTAGTTGGTGGAACTATTTTTGGTACCACAGCTTGTTTTTCCTCTCACTGAGACTTTGGGCTTTGTGTCGATTTGCTCAATGTCCAAATtagcaattttattcatttctttttatgagttCATTTGCATTTTGTCTCCCTAAAATCGACTTAAGGAATATTCATTGTGTTTGGTTCAATCTCCTGCTGCTGAAACTGGATCATCTGTACTGTAGATAATGAAGTGGTTTTCTCTCATACTGAATACATACATCATACTATAGAGCAGTGAGTATAGATATATGTACCGACCTGGAGAAACCTCACATGTAATACTGAGTACAAAATAAAGCAAGTTTCGAAGGACAGATACCAGATGATACTATCTGTTTTGCATTTAAAACAGGTCTAACATTTCTGTACAAAACCTACAGATGTATACAGTCATTCATAGGGAAAATAAACATCATGTTCtaaaaaaagtaactttacaGGGTGGGAACAAAATGTCAGTAAGAAGGGTGTTTAGTCAGCACCCAggatagttttgttttattgtgtaaGCCGGGTAGTTGGTATATGTGAATGGTCATGATATTTGTGTTTAGTAGGAAAGAATTTCATAAGTATGAGTCTTTTACATTAAGGCAactgttgttaattttttaaatgtattgatttTAAATACCCAAAGAGGATCTGTTCTGTTCAATggaaagcatgaaaaaaaaaaaaaaacaacacaaaatatcCAGTAAATGCACAATTGAGAAAAGATGGCAGTAATAAATACTCACATAGCTTTAGAATAGTGGTATATTAAAGTCACCAATTGAGAGACAAGACTATCTGTTGcgtctttttaaataatacaatattttttccACAAGAGAAACATTTAGAACAGAAGGACtcagaatttattaaaataaacggGTAGTAAAAGATAAATGacaaatatgaacaaaaataaaataaggtcatAATCTGGGATCAAAATTGaattcaaggcaaaaaaaaaattatcggAAATGGAAAGGTGTCATGTGATAGGAAAAGGAACCAAATGTCAAGAAGATGTATTGgtaatacacacacatgcacccaacAACATGGCCTCAAATTATGTGAAACAAAACCCGACAGAACTGCAGGTGAAATATGTGTATCAAGAATTCTTGTTATGgtcatggaggcttaagtgggtagaagaagaataaatgaaacaagatgggattgggagggagacaaaccataagtgactcttaatctcacaaaacaaactgagggttgccgaggggagggggtttgggagaaggggttgggattatggacattggggagggcatgtgatttggtgagtgctgtgaagtgtgtaaacctggtgattcacagacctcctgtacccctggggataaaaatatatgtttataaaaaataaaaaaattataaaaaaaaaaaaagaattcttgttaTGGAATTACTGTACCCTGCTCAATAAGCCATTAGCTTTTGGAATCACCTTCAAATGCATGATTCAAAGCTGGCTCTGCAAATACCCCTGACACTATGATAGGTTTGAGAAAACACAGTGTTTACAACCACAAAGGTGTGATAGAGCTTATTAGTAATAAGATTATGTCTacttttcccaaaaccatttatgaaataaaccagcatgtatcacattgattttaaCACCAGCCTTATATGCTAGTCTCCTTCtggccttcttttcttctccactgATAACTCTCTATATACTAGTACCACAGTTTCATTATGTGTAGGATAAAGGTACTTCagcttctctttttcaaaatgctCTTGGCAGTTTTTACACATCTATTCTTCCAGAAGGAAGTTAGAATaattgtcaatttaaaaaaaatcctgttttgattttgtttggcATTGGTAGACAACTGTATTGTCTCTAAATAATAGTAAATCTTTgtacatatttttgttctttttgtatcaTGTAGAACTTCTTTACAATGTTGAAGCAAAAATGATTACAGTTATCCCTGATGATGAAGGGTATTGATTTCAAAAggagtttcaggggcacctgggtggctcagtgggttgggcctctgccttcggctcaggtcatgatctcagtgtcctgggatcgacccctgcattgggctctctgttcagtggagagcctaattccccccactctctcagcctgcttctctgcctacttgtgatctctctctgtcaaataaataaataaaatctttaaaaaaaaggagtttcAGTATCATCCTAAGAAAGTATCTTTCTTCTTACTGCATATtaagagagtttttaaaaatcataaatgaataCTAAATTTTATCAAAGTGTATTTTGGTACTGATGATAATCTTAGGGCTTTTCTCCTCTGACTTACTATTATAATACATTTCCAAACACAGAAATTCATAATAACAATTAATATTTTTGAGTGCTTACTACATGCTAAGCTCTAGTAAATGCTTCatcaaattaactttttttaaaaaaatattttatttatttatttaacagagagagagatcacaagtaggcagagaggcaggcagagagagggggaagcaggctccctgctgagcagagagcctgatgtggggctggataccaggaccttgagatcatgacctgagctgaaggcagaggcttaacccactgagacatccagatGCCCCCAGAATTAACTCTTTATAATGattgaaaaaatacatagttttatAGTTCCAtgttatggatgaagaaactgagatacaGAGACATTAAACATGTTAACCAAAGCCATACAGCTATCAGATTGATATCAAGATGTAAAACtagggaaggagtcaagatggtggagaagtaggatgCTAATACGACATCAGGTAGTAGGAGAGCAGCTgtatagcttatcaaaccattcagaacacctacaaatccaacaggagatcaaagagaagaagagcaacaatctagaaacagaaaatagaacactttctgaaaggtaggactggcagagaaatgaatccaaagcaatgggaagataaaccgtggggggaggggctggctcccggcaagcggtggagcaacagagcacaaaatcaggacttttaagtctgcttcactgagggacatcactccagaggctaaactggggtgaagcccacatgagTTCAGCATGGCCACAGggcctgcagggtcacagaaggatgggtgTTGTCTGAGTGTCACAAAGCTTGCAGGCATTAGAGCGGTAAAGtcggctacagagacggagctgaggagtgaggtCTCAacttggtgttaccttgaaccgtaaTCCGTGGCACAGGCCAGTACTCTGTGAGTGAGGTCCCCACAAGATCCGGGGAGACTCCGAACtagaagagctcagggatctgtggggtttggagactccaggtggagctgtttgccagagacagagacttggtcacaggctgggtgagctccgAGTGTAGCTGGAGGTCAGGgtgatgggagtgattgagtgcttttctctgagggtgcactgaggagtggggccccaagctctcagctcctccaggctggagactgggaggctgcaatattcattctcatcctctggaactctacagaaagcgttcaggaaacaaaagctcagtGAACCCAAGTGGATTGCGAATTATGGATTAtgtagcctggcccctggtaagggcggtgcaattctgcttggggcaaagacacttgagaatcactacaacaggccccttccccagaagagcaacaagaaatccagccaagcccaagttcacttaccaaggagaatagcagaattccagaggaggagaaagcaaagcatggaattcatggatttctccccatgaatctttagtcttgcaaagttaattaattaaaaaaaaatattttattctactaaatttttaaagcttttactcgttcctcttttaatgtttttttaactagtttatcttaatacctttcataaaaaaatcttttttgaaccttcattattatactcatattttatcctccattgtatctaactttattttttgtatacacacagggttttttcttctaaaaaatttggggtacaacttcttctaatacacccaaaatacaccctaaatctagcactgggcttgttctagtctccagcccgagcaaattctctccactttctttttctttattctcccaaccaacttaccttagcaactttttttttagaaatcaaaaaaaaatttttttcatctttatagtcatattccatccctccaTTGTGTTTACCctcatatatgtttttctttctttaaaattttgggaggcagtttctcctaagagaccaaaatacttccaaaattaagtgggtgaccctgttctagtcaccagtctaacatatattttattttcatttttatatttttcctttacttgttttgttcttatttttttctgaacttctttttaccctctttcttccccctcaccccacaatttggagtctcttctgacttga
It encodes:
- the LOC131821994 gene encoding calcitonin receptor-stimulating peptide 1-like — its product is MGFWKFSPFLVLSILALYQVGVLQAAPFRSALESPTDPDVRNEEEMRLLLAAVMKEYVQMQMKAQELPQEQETEGSRVTVQKRSCSSATCVAHWLGGLLSRAGSVANTNLLPTSMGFKVYNRQGREVKA